One genomic window of Gracilinema caldarium DSM 7334 includes the following:
- a CDS encoding response regulator transcription factor, producing the protein MWKVLIADDEPKIRRGIRSVLERLDSEIEVVAEAGDGEAALALAEETIPDILFIDIRMPFLNGLELIEKLSGLPHDWIIIIVSGHDEFEYARKAVSLKVFEYLLKPVQEAEIKRTLEHAKNELALRRETNRYINWAREKITEHRSTLQEQFILEWLSSSLSKTDIEDCSKFLGLTLPEKAVVLAIRLEEKVLSVGSLQAGYRTILIYSVQSIIQEQLGKDIICVIDRDDTIITLYPGDLQVLQNKILGIEAAIEATTHQHPIIAVVPSGNYRKEGHRTIQESYEEALSELTKKGNYQTFVLLAQGYIEKNYQYPDLSLEETASELEISPGYLSRLLKQATGYSFVEYVSRVRIQHALQLLTDPAIKIYEIAEKVGYRSQHYFSRAFKQILGISPIEYRKGGSLP; encoded by the coding sequence ATGTGGAAAGTACTAATCGCCGATGATGAACCTAAAATCCGCCGAGGTATCCGTTCTGTCCTTGAGCGGCTTGATTCGGAAATTGAGGTGGTTGCCGAAGCAGGCGACGGCGAGGCGGCCCTTGCTCTGGCTGAGGAGACAATCCCGGATATCCTCTTTATCGATATTCGTATGCCCTTCTTAAATGGTCTTGAATTAATTGAAAAACTTTCTGGCCTTCCCCATGACTGGATTATTATTATCGTGAGCGGACACGATGAATTTGAGTATGCCAGAAAAGCAGTATCTCTTAAAGTCTTTGAGTATCTCTTAAAACCGGTACAAGAAGCTGAAATAAAAAGAACACTGGAACACGCTAAAAATGAACTTGCCCTGCGGCGAGAAACAAATCGGTACATTAACTGGGCAAGAGAGAAAATAACTGAACACCGAAGTACTCTGCAAGAACAATTTATTCTGGAATGGCTTTCATCATCCCTTTCGAAAACTGACATTGAAGACTGTTCCAAATTCCTGGGGCTTACCTTGCCAGAAAAAGCGGTGGTGCTTGCTATTCGGCTGGAGGAAAAGGTACTCTCAGTAGGAAGTTTGCAAGCTGGTTACCGGACCATTCTTATCTATTCAGTACAATCAATTATTCAAGAACAGTTAGGTAAGGATATAATCTGCGTAATAGATAGAGATGATACGATTATTACCCTATATCCAGGGGATCTACAAGTATTACAAAATAAGATCCTTGGCATCGAAGCCGCTATTGAAGCGACAACCCATCAACATCCAATTATAGCAGTAGTGCCCAGCGGAAATTATAGAAAAGAAGGGCATCGCACGATACAGGAATCCTATGAAGAGGCCCTATCGGAGCTGACCAAGAAGGGAAATTACCAAACCTTTGTGCTCCTGGCTCAGGGATATATCGAAAAAAACTATCAATACCCGGATTTATCATTAGAGGAAACCGCATCGGAATTGGAAATCAGCCCAGGCTATTTGTCCCGGCTGCTTAAACAAGCAACCGGTTACTCCTTTGTAGAATATGTGAGCAGAGTTCGGATCCAGCATGCCCTGCAGTTATTAACAGATCCGGCAATAAAGATCTATGAAATTGCTGAAAAGGTAGGCTATCGTAGCCAGCATTACTTTAGCAGGGCTTTTAAACAGATACTGGGTATATCTCCCATCGAATACCGAAAGGGAGGCAGCTTACCATGA
- a CDS encoding cache domain-containing sensor histidine kinase, translating into MKIPSLSIRNRLLFSFLALLLLPVITLGVVGPLIFSRSIETQVIDHTLRMIAQVDKNLEYLIVNLEKLSNLLEATPSIHQFFMPSAGALQKKYEQEALAFMDACLKTHREIAGIMLISSDDRIVSNHYTRITRDPLTLEPWYLKAVGSTSGITIISRPIGRNIRSQLGYGSDDVVSIVKPIRDPDHFNRITGAILIDLRLESIQELLADSSLGRDGYLYISDQNGELVFAPVNQTIYRIAPRQIEGSEGRTLRRCNHEVFQILYKQSSYTGWTTAGVFSIQSVLREVSFIRFYALIVGSFTVLLAILLSVFFASSIALPVEKLRSLMRQAETGDFSIRFSENRQDEIGQLGHSFNRMILEISNLIDQVYHEQQRKRETELRVLQEQIKPHFLYNTLDTIQWMAQEHRAQDIVDMVSALTQLFRVGLSKGQEMIPLREELRHVESYLFIQKVRYEDKFDYTISISPGIDQLRVLKVILQPLVENAIYHGIKERRGKGHILVSAEREGPDLFLTVEDDGIGMPADKLAQLQEELKSSHQLHTDSHKDWGEGGHIGFGARNVHERIFLNFGPDYGITYQSTWGVGTRVTIRHPAIEV; encoded by the coding sequence GTGAAAATACCGTCCCTTTCGATACGGAACAGACTTCTTTTTTCATTTCTTGCCCTCCTTTTACTCCCCGTAATAACCTTGGGGGTGGTGGGACCGTTAATTTTTTCCCGTTCAATAGAAACCCAGGTAATCGACCATACTCTGAGAATGATTGCTCAGGTGGATAAAAATCTTGAGTATCTGATTGTAAATCTAGAAAAACTGAGTAACCTGCTAGAAGCAACCCCTTCGATTCATCAATTTTTTATGCCTTCTGCAGGGGCTCTCCAGAAAAAGTATGAACAGGAAGCCCTTGCGTTTATGGATGCTTGCCTTAAAACTCATCGGGAAATTGCAGGAATTATGCTGATATCTTCCGATGATCGTATTGTATCAAATCATTACACCCGTATTACCCGGGACCCTCTGACCCTGGAACCCTGGTATTTAAAAGCTGTTGGTTCTACCAGCGGGATTACCATCATATCACGCCCAATTGGACGCAATATCCGCAGCCAGCTCGGTTATGGCAGTGATGACGTGGTATCAATTGTAAAGCCAATCCGGGACCCAGACCATTTTAACCGGATTACCGGAGCCATACTTATTGATCTGAGACTGGAAAGCATCCAGGAGTTGCTCGCAGATTCTTCTCTGGGTCGGGATGGCTACCTGTATATTTCCGATCAGAATGGAGAGCTGGTTTTTGCACCGGTAAACCAAACCATCTACCGGATCGCACCCCGGCAAATAGAGGGCTCAGAAGGGAGAACACTCCGCCGATGTAACCATGAAGTATTTCAGATCCTGTACAAACAGTCATCCTATACCGGATGGACCACCGCTGGAGTTTTTTCGATACAAAGTGTTCTCCGCGAAGTTTCTTTTATACGGTTTTACGCCCTAATTGTTGGAAGTTTCACCGTCCTCCTGGCCATTTTGCTTTCGGTATTCTTTGCATCTTCCATAGCACTCCCCGTAGAAAAATTGCGTAGTTTGATGCGACAGGCTGAAACGGGAGATTTCTCCATCCGGTTTTCTGAAAACCGTCAGGACGAGATCGGCCAACTCGGACACTCTTTTAATCGTATGATATTGGAAATCAGCAACCTGATCGACCAGGTATACCATGAACAACAACGGAAACGAGAGACCGAGTTACGGGTTCTGCAAGAACAGATAAAACCGCACTTCCTATACAATACCCTCGATACCATTCAATGGATGGCCCAGGAACATAGAGCCCAAGATATAGTAGACATGGTGAGCGCCTTAACCCAGCTATTTAGGGTTGGACTTTCTAAGGGTCAAGAAATGATACCTCTCCGGGAAGAACTCAGACATGTGGAAAGCTATTTATTTATCCAGAAGGTCCGATATGAGGATAAGTTTGATTACACCATTTCTATAAGCCCTGGCATTGACCAGCTACGGGTGCTCAAGGTGATTTTACAGCCCCTGGTAGAAAATGCCATTTATCATGGGATAAAGGAACGACGGGGTAAAGGGCACATCCTGGTTAGTGCTGAACGTGAGGGACCAGACCTATTCCTGACCGTGGAAGATGACGGTATTGGAATGCCAGCAGACAAACTGGCACAACTGCAGGAAGAACTAAAGTCCAGTCATCAGTTGCATACAGACAGCCATAAAGATTGGGGTGAAGGGGGGCATATCGGGTTCGGTGCCAGAAATGTCCATGAACGGATATTTTTAAATTTTGGACCCGATTATGGCATTACCTACCAAAGCACCTGGGGTGTTGGTACCCGGGTTACCATCCGACATCCAGCAATAGAAGTATAA
- a CDS encoding ATP-binding protein yields MITLKKVRLIQWHSFRDVTIPIGERTLFVGENGSGKSTIIDAIQYALVAQLHKIRFNAAANEKRSGRSLDGYVLAKTGYEGEEYQRTEGISHVMLEFEKGEASFSAGICAEITKDTTQVRELPWIAQGVQVKDIPLFLDSTHLLGSQQFKQRMRDLGALVFDSKKEYQKELTHLLGVFRRNVEFNPSLDALVRSIGFVPMDSVNRFVCDYILEERMVDISVMKSNLQSYKDAEAEAELAIKNIAALEDILAIARVWQQHNRTILNQEYLQKRLQMELEQERLEENHKESQRLEAEEQRKAEEIRRLQEELEALRDQVNQLSLSIQTHQVYQLIQDLERRKNQLLKELEQARSNRERYQTLLSQLEALLNRELERDREGNVDMDRSAESLETEKETLYRSLSKSQEERENLRKDLGDLARELEELERGLVRYPEGPAELVSALREEGIQAWIFADLVEVADPAWQNALEGWLNTQRFAVLVEQEQFQRAIAIYDRLPRQIGGVPLPNLERMAQSEVRPHSLAELVVTDSPFARRYADYILGRVIRTDQEHLKDFDQSVTQTCLTYSAHTVNRIREAVYSRWYLGKGARERRKAELLARRKELQEALSRLELSIKLMEQQTELLKRALPALTEMRYLSSSIATIPELERSITEISEQIRRVDTSDLEVLRNELDERKRTLGSREAALSQAQIALGSIQGRAKTLAEARPPLEASAETRRAQFQAFVANREQFLEEWEAYYKERVHSREDRQSILANYEGSLQGTRNKLQKALENYQRAIQKYNLDWNALLSLLPEEASEIEALKKRLEASELPLYKEKISRARAMAEKQFKEHFVTRLNEYIEEARESFREINAILRSLTFGKDQYHFTLEERNDRKAQLEVIRKAAEIHENQGSLFDALISEGEREAVEELFNRILKNELDSFEVRQLCDYRTYFTYDIRVRDTSAMDPKTGKVPELSLSRALKEKSGGESQTPYYVAIAASIYRYYKDDPENTVRLVVFDEAFNKMDERRIGVTLELFQELGMQIITAVPSEKLEIIQPYMDTVNLVLRYGNEGWVRDYRAVTVAATTGSE; encoded by the coding sequence ATGATTACCCTGAAAAAGGTGCGGCTTATCCAGTGGCACAGTTTCCGGGATGTTACCATCCCTATCGGAGAACGGACCCTCTTTGTGGGTGAAAATGGCTCCGGCAAATCGACCATTATCGATGCAATCCAGTATGCCCTGGTGGCCCAGCTTCACAAGATCCGCTTTAATGCAGCGGCCAATGAAAAACGATCGGGCCGCAGTCTCGATGGGTATGTACTGGCTAAAACCGGTTATGAAGGGGAGGAATATCAGCGCACAGAAGGGATAAGCCATGTAATGCTGGAATTCGAGAAGGGTGAAGCATCATTTTCTGCGGGGATCTGCGCGGAAATTACCAAAGATACAACCCAGGTCAGGGAACTCCCCTGGATTGCCCAGGGGGTTCAGGTAAAGGATATTCCCCTCTTTCTCGATAGCACCCACCTTTTGGGATCCCAGCAGTTTAAACAGCGGATGCGAGACCTGGGCGCCCTGGTCTTTGATTCCAAAAAAGAATACCAGAAGGAACTTACCCACCTTTTGGGGGTATTCCGGCGTAATGTGGAATTCAATCCCTCTCTGGATGCCCTGGTCCGCTCGATTGGCTTTGTACCCATGGATTCGGTAAACCGTTTTGTCTGCGATTATATCCTGGAAGAGCGGATGGTAGACATCTCTGTGATGAAGAGCAACCTCCAGAGCTATAAGGATGCGGAGGCCGAAGCTGAGCTTGCCATAAAAAATATTGCAGCTTTGGAGGATATCCTCGCCATAGCCAGGGTTTGGCAGCAGCATAATAGAACCATCCTGAACCAGGAATATCTGCAAAAGCGACTCCAGATGGAACTGGAACAGGAACGGCTAGAGGAAAACCACAAAGAAAGCCAGCGGCTCGAAGCGGAAGAACAGCGAAAAGCCGAAGAAATCCGACGCCTCCAGGAAGAGCTCGAAGCCCTGCGGGACCAGGTGAACCAGCTGAGCCTATCCATACAGACCCACCAGGTGTATCAGCTTATCCAGGATCTGGAGCGCCGCAAGAATCAGCTCTTAAAGGAGCTGGAACAGGCCCGCTCAAACCGGGAACGGTACCAAACCCTGCTAAGCCAGCTTGAAGCCCTATTAAATCGGGAGCTCGAACGGGACAGGGAAGGCAATGTGGATATGGACCGCTCTGCAGAAAGCCTGGAAACGGAAAAAGAAACCCTCTACCGGAGTCTGAGCAAGAGCCAGGAAGAACGGGAAAACCTGCGCAAAGACCTGGGCGACCTGGCACGAGAACTGGAGGAACTGGAACGGGGCCTGGTCCGCTATCCTGAGGGGCCTGCAGAACTGGTATCGGCCTTAAGAGAAGAGGGTATTCAGGCATGGATATTTGCAGACCTGGTAGAAGTAGCCGATCCGGCCTGGCAGAACGCCCTGGAGGGCTGGCTTAATACCCAGCGTTTTGCGGTGCTGGTGGAACAGGAACAGTTTCAGCGGGCCATCGCCATCTATGATCGGCTTCCCCGGCAGATCGGAGGGGTTCCTCTGCCAAACCTGGAGCGGATGGCCCAAAGCGAGGTACGCCCCCACTCACTGGCAGAGCTTGTAGTGACCGATTCACCCTTTGCCCGGCGCTATGCGGACTACATCCTGGGCCGGGTTATCCGAACCGACCAGGAACACTTAAAGGACTTTGACCAGAGTGTTACCCAAACCTGTCTCACCTACTCTGCCCATACGGTAAACCGGATCCGGGAGGCGGTGTACAGCCGCTGGTATCTGGGCAAAGGGGCCCGGGAGCGCCGTAAGGCAGAACTCCTTGCCCGGCGAAAGGAACTGCAGGAAGCGCTCAGCCGGCTCGAACTATCCATCAAACTGATGGAACAACAAACGGAACTTTTAAAGCGGGCCCTGCCGGCCCTCACCGAAATGCGGTACCTTTCATCGTCCATCGCTACCATTCCCGAACTGGAGCGCAGTATTACCGAAATCTCTGAACAGATTCGCCGGGTAGACACCTCTGACCTGGAAGTACTTCGGAATGAGCTTGATGAACGGAAGCGGACATTAGGGAGCCGGGAGGCGGCTCTTTCCCAAGCCCAGATTGCCCTGGGAAGCATTCAGGGAAGGGCAAAGACCCTGGCAGAAGCAAGGCCTCCGCTGGAGGCGTCCGCCGAAACCCGAAGAGCCCAGTTTCAAGCCTTTGTGGCGAACCGAGAGCAGTTCCTTGAGGAATGGGAAGCCTACTACAAAGAACGGGTCCACTCCCGGGAGGATCGGCAGAGCATCCTGGCCAATTATGAGGGGAGTCTGCAGGGGACCCGGAACAAACTACAGAAAGCCCTGGAAAACTACCAGAGGGCTATTCAGAAATACAACCTTGACTGGAACGCCCTCCTTTCTCTCCTGCCAGAGGAGGCATCCGAGATCGAAGCCCTTAAGAAACGGCTCGAAGCTTCGGAACTTCCCCTCTATAAAGAAAAGATTTCCCGTGCCCGAGCTATGGCTGAAAAGCAGTTCAAGGAACACTTTGTGACCCGGCTCAACGAATATATCGAAGAAGCCCGGGAGAGTTTCCGGGAGATCAACGCTATTTTACGGAGCCTTACCTTTGGCAAGGACCAGTATCACTTTACCCTGGAAGAACGGAACGACCGGAAGGCCCAGCTGGAGGTTATCCGGAAGGCCGCGGAGATCCATGAAAATCAGGGGAGCCTCTTTGATGCATTGATCAGTGAGGGTGAGCGGGAGGCCGTAGAGGAACTATTTAACAGGATCCTTAAAAACGAACTGGACTCCTTTGAGGTCCGCCAGCTTTGCGACTACCGGACCTACTTTACCTATGATATTCGGGTTCGGGACACCTCTGCCATGGATCCAAAAACGGGCAAGGTCCCCGAACTATCCCTATCCCGGGCGCTTAAGGAAAAGTCTGGCGGCGAATCCCAGACGCCCTACTATGTGGCTATAGCAGCGAGTATTTACCGATATTACAAGGACGATCCTGAAAACACGGTGCGCCTCGTAGTTTTTGATGAAGCCTTTAACAAAATGGATGAACGGCGCATTGGGGTTACCCTAGAACTGTTCCAGGAACTGGGAATGCAGATCATCACGGCGGTCCCCTCAGAAAAGCTCGAGATCATCCAACCCTATATGGATACGGTGAACCTGGTGCTCCGCTATGGCAATGAAGGCTGGGTTCGGGATTATAGGGCGGTGACTGTTGCGGCAACTACAGGATCAGAGTGA
- a CDS encoding substrate-binding domain-containing protein, whose amino-acid sequence MKRYIQPSFILIALGIMVLAVSLLWFVNILPLISYNKVEPEVGKLIGLSQANLSEPWRISMTEEITQQAKKYLDMRVIITDAVDSSERQVDDVKRLLAYGIDLLIISPTDSQILTPVVTEAYKTIPVIVLDRAVEGYDYTLYIGPDNQLIGRETGRYVSELLGEKGGQVWEIQGRSGSPPTIDRSTGLRQEIERHPGIRLVKTVTADWLRDQAEDTLSHLFKTTPTPDVIVSQNDAMAYGAILAAKKAAVSNIKFIGVDGLEGANGGLDLVRKGLLSATFICPTGGKEAVNYAWDILEKKPGIPKKIYLRTRKITAETVNANVDPYASFRHPRSNKEPIRLGFAQVGSESRWRLTNTKSIKDAARDAGIELTFIDGQQKQENQIAAIRSFIKQKVDIIAFSPIVESGWEEVLQEAKAAGIPVILSDREVDIKDDSLWATFIGSDFLEEGRRAARWLLSYIEHHPTPDGQVNIVELQGTVGSAPAIDRKRGFELTLEPHPEFRIIRSEIANFYFDQGRDVMKKILETEKRRIDVLFAHNDDMALGAIQTLESAGLRPGKDMVIVSVDAVKEAFQAMIAGKLNCTVECTPLLGPQLMKVIQDYFDGKELPTRIITSEEVFPAEVARTVLPKRRY is encoded by the coding sequence ATGAAACGGTATATCCAGCCTTCATTCATCCTCATTGCCCTTGGCATTATGGTCCTAGCCGTTTCCTTGCTCTGGTTTGTGAATATTCTACCCCTTATTTCATACAATAAGGTAGAGCCAGAAGTTGGCAAACTCATAGGCCTTTCACAGGCCAACCTTTCAGAACCATGGCGCATCAGCATGACGGAAGAAATAACCCAGCAGGCAAAAAAATACCTCGATATGCGGGTAATTATTACTGATGCGGTAGATTCCAGCGAACGCCAGGTTGATGATGTGAAACGGCTCCTTGCCTATGGCATCGATCTCCTTATCATCTCGCCGACAGATTCGCAGATTCTGACCCCCGTCGTAACTGAAGCGTATAAAACTATTCCAGTGATTGTACTGGATCGGGCAGTGGAAGGCTATGATTACACCCTGTATATCGGTCCGGACAACCAGCTCATTGGTCGCGAGACGGGTCGCTATGTCTCAGAATTATTGGGAGAAAAGGGCGGTCAGGTCTGGGAAATTCAGGGCCGCTCAGGCTCTCCGCCTACCATCGACCGAAGTACCGGTTTACGGCAGGAAATTGAGCGACATCCCGGGATCAGATTGGTCAAAACAGTCACCGCCGATTGGCTCCGGGACCAAGCTGAGGATACCCTCTCTCATTTATTTAAAACCACCCCAACGCCCGATGTCATCGTATCCCAGAATGACGCCATGGCCTATGGGGCAATTTTAGCAGCGAAGAAAGCAGCGGTTTCAAATATCAAATTCATCGGGGTAGATGGACTGGAGGGTGCCAATGGGGGCCTAGACCTGGTACGGAAGGGACTCCTATCAGCCACTTTTATTTGCCCCACCGGCGGAAAAGAAGCGGTAAACTACGCCTGGGATATTCTAGAAAAGAAACCCGGCATTCCCAAAAAAATATATTTACGCACAAGAAAGATAACCGCCGAAACAGTTAATGCTAATGTGGATCCCTATGCGTCATTCCGGCATCCCCGCTCCAACAAGGAACCCATACGCCTCGGCTTTGCCCAGGTAGGAAGCGAAAGCCGTTGGCGGCTTACCAATACAAAATCGATAAAAGATGCGGCCCGTGACGCCGGCATTGAGCTTACCTTTATAGACGGCCAGCAAAAGCAGGAAAACCAGATTGCAGCGATCAGGTCATTTATCAAACAGAAGGTGGACATCATCGCCTTTTCACCGATTGTCGAATCAGGCTGGGAAGAGGTGCTCCAGGAAGCAAAAGCCGCAGGGATTCCGGTTATTCTTTCTGACCGGGAAGTAGATATAAAAGATGACTCCCTTTGGGCTACCTTTATCGGCTCAGATTTTCTAGAAGAGGGCCGACGGGCCGCCCGGTGGCTCCTGTCCTATATAGAACATCATCCTACCCCAGATGGTCAAGTTAATATCGTGGAACTCCAAGGGACGGTAGGTTCAGCTCCTGCCATTGACCGGAAACGGGGCTTTGAGCTAACCCTGGAACCTCATCCAGAGTTCCGCATCATCCGATCGGAAATTGCCAATTTTTATTTCGATCAGGGCCGGGATGTGATGAAAAAAATCCTTGAAACGGAAAAGAGACGGATTGATGTCCTCTTTGCCCACAATGATGATATGGCTCTGGGAGCAATTCAAACACTTGAATCAGCAGGACTGCGACCGGGAAAGGATATGGTGATCGTCTCGGTAGATGCGGTAAAGGAAGCCTTTCAGGCTATGATTGCGGGTAAACTCAACTGTACCGTGGAATGTACTCCCCTCCTGGGGCCCCAATTAATGAAAGTAATCCAGGATTATTTTGATGGAAAGGAACTACCCACCCGGATTATCACCAGTGAAGAAGTATTCCCCGCCGAGGTAGCCCGAACAGTACTGCCAAAACGTCGGTATTAA
- a CDS encoding DUF2399 domain-containing protein, whose translation MKYDELILHVFAASYPRSAMRQGGRPLRLRHWEQLLPEAYASAMEQEGFLQAMEWLEAQGLLRLGWAHRRKRDRLLWAELVDPRRLYANLGQPYPDTVEEVLRETARGLAQRARDAEQGDTEQLFTALASYPSFLDSLVSIRDMEDLYILLTKRKEGAYKGPIRSLSVTLFRDSKRLEALLGILKRLTTLCNTPDLLLGLPRRNFPVVWLAGPFRLSAEGPDTEDHSAGARLLLDLGQRSPLIGVGAPFGLSLELLAGATKLEIAGATGRERDINILTIENKETFFSLWQMENPFTAYVYTNGWPNSAVRRVLELLHRQGYRLYHAGDLDPEGLAICQYLQDHYGSRPFGMDMATFERYRPYGRPLSDPELRSRRFEKYLSRLNPPLQDLARRIQESRIGIEQEVIDYKECEIL comes from the coding sequence ATGAAATACGATGAGCTCATCTTGCATGTATTTGCCGCTTCCTATCCTCGTTCTGCCATGCGCCAGGGCGGCCGGCCGCTCAGGCTTCGCCATTGGGAGCAGCTCCTGCCAGAAGCCTATGCCAGTGCCATGGAACAGGAAGGCTTTCTCCAGGCCATGGAATGGCTGGAGGCTCAAGGACTACTCCGTTTGGGCTGGGCCCACCGGCGAAAACGGGATAGGCTCCTTTGGGCGGAACTGGTTGATCCCCGGCGTCTCTATGCAAACCTGGGGCAGCCCTATCCGGATACGGTAGAAGAAGTTCTCCGGGAAACCGCCCGGGGCCTTGCCCAAAGGGCCCGGGATGCGGAGCAAGGCGATACGGAGCAGTTATTTACTGCCCTGGCCAGCTACCCATCCTTTTTAGATAGCCTGGTTTCGATCCGGGATATGGAGGACCTGTATATCCTCCTCACTAAACGGAAGGAAGGAGCATACAAAGGACCTATTCGCAGTCTTTCGGTTACCCTCTTTCGGGACTCCAAACGGCTCGAGGCCCTGCTGGGCATTCTGAAGCGTCTTACTACCCTATGTAATACACCGGACCTGCTCTTGGGCCTCCCCCGGCGCAATTTCCCCGTGGTGTGGCTTGCGGGGCCCTTCCGGCTGAGCGCAGAGGGGCCCGATACAGAAGACCATAGCGCAGGGGCCCGACTTCTTCTAGATCTGGGCCAGAGGTCCCCTTTAATCGGAGTAGGCGCCCCCTTCGGTCTTTCTCTGGAACTTCTGGCCGGTGCCACAAAACTGGAAATCGCCGGTGCCACAGGGCGGGAAAGGGACATCAATATACTTACTATAGAAAATAAGGAAACCTTTTTTTCCCTGTGGCAGATGGAAAACCCCTTTACGGCCTATGTGTATACCAACGGCTGGCCCAACAGTGCGGTCCGACGGGTATTGGAACTGCTCCATCGGCAGGGGTACCGGCTGTACCATGCGGGAGACTTAGACCCGGAGGGGCTTGCGATCTGCCAGTACCTGCAGGATCACTACGGCAGTCGGCCCTTTGGAATGGATATGGCAACCTTTGAGCGCTACCGACCCTATGGCAGGCCCCTCTCCGACCCGGAGCTCCGTTCCCGCCGTTTTGAAAAATACCTTTCCCGACTAAACCCACCATTGCAAGACCTGGCCCGGCGCATCCAGGAAAGCCGCATCGGCATAGAGCAGGAAGTTATCGATTATAAGGAGTGTGAGATTTTGTAA
- a CDS encoding ABC transporter substrate-binding protein, translating into MKKSLQVFAGVCALITLVSLNAFAQSNKKIVLGFSQIGAESEWRTANTESIKAAAAAAGIELKFADAQQKQENQIKAIRSFIAQKVDVIAFSPVVETGWETVLQEAKRAKIPVILTDRAVNVKDDSLYVSFMGSDFVEEGRRAAVWLMGYLHTDKPVNIVELQGTVGSAPAIDRKRGFEEMLKPFPNYKIIRSQTGDFTRAKGKEVMEAFLKAEGKNINVLFAHNDDMAIGAIQAIEEFGLKPGKDIIIVSIDAVKGAFEAMIAGKLNCTVECSPLLGEQLMAAVKDLMAGKTLPKRIVTNEGVYPAEFAAQVFPSRKY; encoded by the coding sequence ATGAAGAAATCCTTACAAGTTTTTGCGGGAGTGTGCGCACTCATCACCCTGGTGTCTCTGAACGCCTTTGCTCAGAGCAATAAAAAAATTGTGCTCGGGTTCTCCCAGATCGGGGCAGAAAGCGAATGGCGGACCGCCAACACCGAATCCATTAAGGCGGCTGCAGCTGCAGCGGGCATTGAACTAAAATTTGCCGATGCCCAGCAAAAGCAGGAAAACCAGATTAAAGCCATCCGCTCCTTTATTGCCCAGAAGGTAGATGTGATCGCCTTCTCACCGGTTGTAGAAACCGGTTGGGAAACGGTGCTTCAGGAAGCCAAGCGGGCAAAAATTCCTGTTATTCTTACTGATCGAGCAGTTAATGTCAAAGATGATAGCCTTTATGTATCCTTTATGGGATCCGACTTTGTCGAAGAAGGCAGACGTGCTGCGGTCTGGCTCATGGGCTACCTGCACACCGACAAACCAGTAAACATTGTGGAACTCCAGGGCACCGTTGGTTCTGCTCCGGCCATCGACCGTAAGCGTGGTTTTGAGGAAATGCTGAAGCCCTTCCCCAATTATAAAATCATCCGTTCCCAGACCGGTGACTTTACCCGTGCCAAGGGCAAGGAAGTCATGGAAGCGTTCCTGAAGGCAGAAGGTAAGAATATCAATGTCCTCTTTGCCCACAATGACGACATGGCAATTGGTGCCATCCAGGCTATTGAAGAATTCGGACTAAAACCCGGAAAGGATATCATCATCGTATCCATCGATGCTGTAAAGGGCGCCTTCGAAGCAATGATCGCCGGTAAACTCAATTGCACCGTGGAATGCTCTCCTCTGCTTGGAGAGCAGCTCATGGCTGCTGTTAAAGATCTGATGGCAGGAAAAACATTACCCAAACGGATCGTTACCAATGAAGGTGTATACCCCGCAGAATTTGCGGCCCAGGTATTCCCCTCCCGCAAGTACTAG